One Tolypothrix sp. NIES-4075 genomic region harbors:
- a CDS encoding helix-turn-helix domain-containing protein — MSRRFNIAIAESEEELKKRLQTARLGSQKEKLQMLWWLKSGQVKEQQQIGERLGTDTSTVTRWLQKYRNGGLSSLLEIKKASGASRKISDDAIAALKHEIDRSFSNSCITTKKHTFWFSLT; from the coding sequence ATGAGCCGCCGATTCAATATAGCGATCGCAGAAAGCGAAGAGGAATTGAAAAAACGTCTACAGACAGCTAGGCTGGGAAGCCAAAAAGAAAAACTCCAGATGTTGTGGTGGCTCAAAAGTGGTCAGGTAAAGGAGCAGCAGCAAATAGGGGAACGCTTGGGCACAGACACTTCAACAGTTACAAGATGGTTACAGAAATACCGCAATGGTGGACTTTCAAGCTTATTAGAAATCAAGAAGGCATCAGGGGCAAGTCGAAAAATTAGCGATGACGCGATCGCAGCACTTAAACACGAGATAGATCGTAGTTTTTCCAACTCCTGTATTACCACTAAGAAACATACATTCTGGTTCAGCCTTACCTGA
- a CDS encoding Mu transposase C-terminal domain-containing protein — protein sequence MTRVRFKVGIYLWLHNREYIIQDRIGNKFKLLEESTEQINWLSEKELVQYFFTGQLNFQKMADTETVNHYQAVDFSEIYESLKAEVQRKEKYVLAVLEQKLSTYTSSSLAPIIQQVAQKTEDKHPPSHITLYRWLKDYLPSGGDIRSLIPRHQEKGNFNPKITPEVDKLIKEVITEVYLTLECPNIASIYDVVICRILAENNLRKSQIKAALKIPHRATIYRQIQQLDTIEKAVSRYGKRTASLMYKPVKEGPRPSRPLERVEIDHTLLPFFVVDTDTRMPIGTPSLTTAVDKYSGVIVGYYLSFEPFSSLSVMQCLLHAIHPKDYVKNKFPSVKKDWNVYGIMEILVVDNGKEFYSQHFQDACQQLGISIQYTPPYMPWYKSNVERTFSSYNTQLLQGQPGALFQEFTTQYDYDPKKNAVVSLEALQEMIHIFIVDIHNQSFHSQFCTPRAEVWSKGITEYPPSLPVNLQDLRVLVGAVEKRVITRRGVELYGLYYNSCELARLRSNYEGEDMRRRGGLRQRDKATIKYDPTDLSKIYVLDPTNHQFIVVPAMNQEYTQGLTLWQHRVIKNLAAIESKRVDIVALALAKQKIQEIVEREWQKSSKGKTRKSMARWLGIGRDDLKVDEFTFNNEDQSIPRQNLSKMADKELASLFNRSSEITGISDLGNADNTLINLLDNQQI from the coding sequence ATGACTAGAGTTAGATTCAAAGTAGGAATTTACTTATGGTTGCATAACCGTGAGTATATTATCCAAGACAGAATAGGCAACAAATTTAAACTACTTGAAGAATCCACAGAGCAAATTAATTGGCTAAGTGAAAAAGAATTAGTTCAATACTTTTTCACGGGGCAATTAAATTTTCAAAAAATGGCTGATACTGAAACCGTCAATCACTATCAAGCAGTAGATTTTTCGGAAATTTATGAATCTCTAAAAGCAGAAGTCCAACGAAAAGAAAAATATGTTCTTGCAGTTTTAGAACAGAAACTGTCAACATATACTTCATCTTCCCTGGCTCCTATTATTCAGCAAGTTGCTCAAAAAACTGAAGATAAACATCCTCCTTCACATATTACACTTTATCGTTGGCTAAAAGATTATCTCCCTAGCGGTGGTGATATTCGCTCATTAATTCCTAGACATCAAGAGAAAGGAAACTTTAACCCCAAAATAACCCCAGAAGTCGATAAATTAATAAAAGAAGTTATTACCGAAGTATATCTAACTCTTGAATGTCCCAATATTGCCAGTATTTATGATGTCGTTATTTGTCGCATTCTCGCTGAAAATAATTTGAGAAAATCCCAAATAAAAGCCGCTCTAAAGATTCCTCATCGCGCCACAATTTATCGTCAGATTCAACAATTAGACACAATTGAAAAAGCAGTTAGTCGTTATGGAAAGAGAACTGCCAGTTTAATGTATAAACCTGTTAAAGAAGGGCCGCGTCCCTCTCGTCCCTTAGAAAGAGTTGAAATTGATCATACACTTCTCCCTTTCTTTGTTGTTGATACAGACACAAGAATGCCAATTGGCACACCCTCTTTAACCACTGCTGTTGATAAATATTCAGGAGTTATTGTTGGCTACTACCTCAGCTTTGAGCCTTTCAGTTCGCTTTCTGTCATGCAGTGTCTACTCCATGCTATTCATCCAAAAGACTATGTAAAAAACAAATTTCCTTCAGTCAAAAAGGACTGGAACGTCTATGGAATAATGGAAATTCTTGTCGTTGATAATGGGAAAGAATTTTATAGCCAACACTTTCAAGATGCTTGTCAGCAATTAGGGATAAGCATTCAATATACACCTCCTTATATGCCTTGGTATAAAAGTAACGTAGAAAGAACATTTAGTAGTTATAATACCCAGCTATTGCAGGGACAGCCAGGGGCATTATTTCAGGAATTTACAACCCAATATGATTATGATCCCAAAAAGAATGCTGTGGTTTCTCTTGAAGCCCTGCAAGAGATGATTCACATCTTTATTGTAGACATTCATAATCAAAGTTTTCATTCTCAATTTTGCACACCTAGAGCCGAAGTTTGGTCAAAAGGAATAACTGAATATCCACCTTCCTTACCAGTAAATCTTCAAGATTTAAGAGTATTGGTTGGAGCGGTAGAAAAGCGGGTTATTACTAGAAGAGGTGTGGAGCTTTATGGGCTTTATTATAACAGTTGTGAGTTGGCTCGACTCCGCTCAAATTATGAAGGAGAGGACATGAGAAGGAGAGGGGGCTTGCGACAAAGAGATAAAGCTACTATTAAGTATGACCCCACAGATTTATCAAAAATCTATGTCCTTGACCCAACCAACCATCAGTTTATCGTCGTACCTGCGATGAATCAGGAATATACTCAAGGACTAACTCTTTGGCAACACAGAGTTATTAAAAACCTAGCAGCTATTGAGTCAAAAAGAGTTGATATTGTGGCCTTGGCTTTAGCTAAACAGAAAATTCAAGAAATTGTTGAGCGTGAATGGCAAAAATCTTCTAAAGGGAAAACTCGTAAATCAATGGCTAGATGGTTAGGAATTGGACGTGATGACTTAAAAGTAGATGAATTTACATTTAATAATGAAGACCAAAGTATCCCGCGCCAAAATCTTAGTAAAATGGCTGATAAAGAGTTAGCAAGCTTGTTCAATAGGAGTAGTGAGATTACAGGAATCTCTGACTTAGGTAATGCTGATAATACCTTAATCAACTTATTAGATAATCAACAAATATAA
- a CDS encoding TnsA endonuclease N-terminal domain-containing protein, whose translation MHSLIWYESLNERNYMYLLEIDPDVLSYSTQPFKISYILDDQVRRYTPDFLVQRQSKQQIVEIKPSSWLDEQKNVKIFPVIASTLKSLGWEFVIITDEMMSRGSLLNNVKLLYRYATIPLTLQNLIICHQYFNLKSPVSLSTAINNLQSQGINKPILLKLIFLGFLTTDLMTQLKNNSLIYLSSQAYLAGSGEND comes from the coding sequence ATGCACTCCCTGATTTGGTACGAATCTCTGAATGAGAGAAATTATATGTATCTTCTGGAAATTGATCCAGATGTCCTCTCCTACAGCACTCAACCCTTCAAAATTTCTTACATTTTAGATGACCAGGTAAGGCGGTATACTCCGGATTTTTTAGTGCAACGGCAATCAAAGCAACAAATTGTAGAAATTAAGCCAAGTTCCTGGCTTGATGAGCAAAAAAATGTCAAAATATTTCCAGTAATAGCTTCTACTTTGAAGTCTCTTGGTTGGGAATTTGTCATTATCACTGATGAAATGATGAGCAGAGGCTCTCTCTTAAATAACGTTAAACTTCTGTATCGGTATGCCACAATTCCTTTAACACTTCAAAACCTAATTATTTGTCATCAATATTTTAATTTAAAATCGCCAGTTTCTCTATCTACAGCTATTAACAATTTACAATCTCAAGGGATTAATAAACCAATTTTATTAAAATTAATTTTTTTAGGATTTTTAACAACTGACTTAATGACTCAGCTAAAGAATAATAGTCTGATTTACTTATCTTCACAAGCCTACCTTGCAGGGAGTGGGGAAAATGACTAG